Proteins from one Mycobacterium adipatum genomic window:
- a CDS encoding maleylpyruvate isomerase family mycothiol-dependent enzyme — MRTLDEIRAALEKSFHTTETLCAGLADANWRAQSLCPDWDVRGVVSHVTSVEAVLIDWLPEDAAALPPLAKMTEFESENAGLDNSAFLDRVRAIYDRRRRNLATLKDEDLQRPSWTPVGPKTYGRFMEIRVFDFWVHERDIATPLAIETDDTGIDAEIALGEVEGSLGYIVGKKIGLPDGKSISFHLTGPITRDLHIAVEGKATRVEHLQHPDVEVTADSTTFIQLACGRIDPQQAIDSGAISWSGDAELGERAARNLRFTM, encoded by the coding sequence ATGAGGACCCTCGACGAGATCCGCGCCGCCCTCGAAAAGTCCTTCCACACCACCGAAACCCTCTGCGCGGGCCTCGCCGACGCCAACTGGCGTGCGCAGTCGCTGTGCCCGGATTGGGATGTCCGAGGCGTCGTCAGCCACGTCACCAGCGTCGAGGCCGTTCTGATTGATTGGTTGCCCGAGGATGCCGCCGCGCTGCCACCGCTGGCGAAGATGACTGAGTTCGAAAGCGAGAACGCCGGTCTGGACAACTCGGCGTTCCTCGACCGGGTCCGCGCCATCTACGACCGCCGCCGGCGCAATCTGGCGACCCTGAAGGACGAGGATTTGCAACGGCCGTCCTGGACCCCGGTGGGCCCGAAAACCTACGGGCGATTCATGGAGATCCGAGTCTTCGACTTCTGGGTCCACGAACGCGATATCGCCACCCCACTGGCCATCGAGACCGACGACACCGGCATCGACGCCGAGATCGCACTCGGTGAGGTGGAGGGTTCGCTGGGCTACATCGTCGGCAAGAAGATCGGACTACCCGACGGGAAGAGCATCAGCTTTCACCTCACCGGACCGATCACTCGCGACCTCCACATCGCCGTCGAGGGCAAGGCCACCAGGGTCGAGCACCTGCAGCATCCCGATGTCGAGGTCACCGCCGACTCAACCACATTCATCCAGCTCGCCTGCGGGCGCATCGACCCTCAGCAAGCGATCGACTCCGGTGCGATCAGCTGGAGCGGTGACGCCGAGCTCGGCGAGCGGGCCGCCCGCAACCTCAGGTTCACGATGTGA
- a CDS encoding DsbA family protein has product MTNTPASVDFHFDIMCPYAYQTSLWIREVRAQTGLTVNWRFFSLEEINRQEGKKHPWERDWSYGWSMMRIGALLRRHSMDDLDAWYGRAGKALHIDGHKPHEKTVAEHLLGELGFDPGLVDAAIADPTTHDEVLAEHRRVVDADGYGVPTMFFPDGQCLFGPVLIDPPTGQAAVRLWEAVLAWTEFPHLYELQRPKTRADEQLIAETFRPYLEARDWVSINRGEVVGFGRPQAPDQPAQTSST; this is encoded by the coding sequence GTGACGAACACACCCGCATCCGTCGACTTCCACTTCGACATCATGTGCCCCTACGCGTATCAGACCTCGCTGTGGATCCGCGAGGTGCGCGCGCAGACCGGGCTCACCGTGAACTGGCGCTTCTTCAGCCTCGAGGAGATCAACCGTCAGGAAGGCAAAAAGCACCCGTGGGAACGGGACTGGTCCTACGGCTGGTCGATGATGCGCATCGGTGCCCTGCTGCGCCGCCACTCCATGGACGACCTGGACGCCTGGTACGGACGCGCCGGGAAGGCGCTGCACATCGACGGACACAAGCCACATGAGAAGACCGTCGCCGAGCACCTCCTCGGCGAACTCGGCTTCGACCCCGGCCTCGTCGACGCGGCGATCGCCGACCCCACCACCCACGACGAGGTGCTCGCCGAACACCGGCGGGTGGTCGATGCCGACGGGTACGGCGTGCCGACGATGTTCTTCCCCGACGGGCAGTGCCTGTTCGGGCCGGTGCTCATCGATCCGCCCACCGGGCAGGCCGCCGTCCGGCTCTGGGAGGCTGTTCTCGCATGGACGGAGTTCCCGCACCTCTACGAGCTTCAGCGGCCCAAGACCCGCGCCGATGAGCAGCTGATCGCCGAGACCTTCCGCCCCTACCTGGAGGCGCGCGACTGGGTGTCGATCAACCGCGGCGAAGTCGTCGGCTTCGGCAGGCCGCAGGCCCCGGATCAGCCTGCCCAGACGTCCTCGACATAG
- a CDS encoding cytochrome P450 — MPEFAPSLPPTLDNVPSIEGQPLPTAADLAGRPYALPIDILAELHGPIFYADYNGVRKLYACSMELVDELCDETRFAKNLTPTLARVRPLAGDGLFTAYYGEPNWQKAHDVLLPGFSYAGLRNYHDAMLDINNQLVERWDAAVSRAPVNVSHDLQKLAMDTVALAGFGARFESFDHDGLAPIPACFTAAIVESITNGETTALAADRATLHHYFDELIAGHRAAGGGDDLLYVMLGHDGNGEPLLETSNIRNQIMTFLIAGQLTTSELMPNTVYNLVHHPAVLRRVQSEVDAVFGPDDDYVPTYDDIGKLSYLRQVISETLRLTPPVLNFDRMALADTVIGGKYPIKAGEAVTILTGALHRQPQWGDNVELFDPDRFAPDVAAERPTALFKPFGTGERSCIGRQFALHEAAMLIARLVHRYRLVDSEHYVLQWEGLSRRPVGFHLDLVRRTPEDRRHAVAASSAPAATGATLPVKAGTTLAVLHGSNLGTCRALAKQLAEEAADIGCVTTVGPLDDAAGGLPDVDAVLIVASSYNGQPTDDARGFVDWLFSDDAAVGDTSRFAVLGVGDHNWADTYQAVPIRFDERLAELGGKALVPRAAADTSGDLTRTLEEFETALWSALSEQFGDPDAAPLTDNNEPLYDLKLITGPVTAAIDTRFAVEPMTVVLNDELVSADNSLGQAKRYVRVTLPDDVEYSTGDHLTVLADNPPDVVDAVLELLGIDPQLRLSINPRRTSRRLIALDREVSVRELLTHFVELRKPATQSQLRRLAAANPCLPEKQRLEELAASDEPCLLSPLECLQEFPACALTGADLLELLEPMTPRHYSIASSSRLSPKEVALIVSVLDTPARSGRGLFKGVASNHLADIAPGARIRARVDQARQAFRAGAEPEKNVILISAGTGVAPFCGFLGDRLAAKQSGSPFSRALCFFGVRDPEVDYIFRDQFEDAERQGIVAMRPAFSRAPQNGVRYVQDRIAADADEVWELIGDPAKDTHVFICGDGGRMAPAVRAAFRDIYRARTGADEDAARAWLEGLVASDHYVEDVWAG, encoded by the coding sequence ATGCCCGAGTTCGCGCCGTCGCTGCCGCCCACACTGGACAATGTTCCGTCGATCGAGGGGCAGCCGTTGCCCACCGCGGCGGACCTGGCCGGCCGGCCCTACGCACTGCCCATCGACATCCTCGCCGAGCTGCACGGCCCGATCTTCTACGCCGACTACAACGGCGTCCGCAAGCTCTACGCGTGCTCGATGGAACTGGTCGACGAACTCTGCGACGAAACCCGGTTCGCGAAGAACCTGACCCCGACGTTGGCCCGGGTGCGGCCGCTGGCCGGTGACGGCCTGTTCACCGCCTATTACGGCGAGCCGAACTGGCAGAAGGCGCACGACGTGCTGCTGCCGGGCTTCAGCTATGCCGGGCTGCGGAACTACCACGACGCGATGCTCGACATCAACAATCAGCTCGTCGAGCGCTGGGACGCCGCCGTGAGCCGGGCACCGGTGAACGTCTCCCACGACCTGCAGAAGTTAGCGATGGACACCGTCGCTCTTGCCGGGTTCGGCGCGCGGTTCGAATCGTTCGACCACGACGGGTTGGCGCCCATACCGGCCTGCTTCACCGCCGCGATCGTCGAATCGATAACCAACGGCGAGACAACCGCATTGGCGGCCGACCGGGCCACCCTGCACCACTACTTCGACGAGCTGATCGCGGGGCACCGCGCCGCGGGCGGCGGTGACGACCTGCTTTACGTCATGCTCGGCCACGACGGCAACGGTGAGCCGCTGCTCGAAACATCGAACATCCGCAACCAGATCATGACATTCCTGATTGCCGGGCAGCTCACGACTTCGGAGCTCATGCCCAACACGGTGTACAACCTGGTGCACCACCCGGCGGTACTCCGGCGCGTGCAGAGCGAAGTGGATGCGGTCTTCGGCCCCGATGACGACTATGTACCGACCTACGACGATATCGGCAAGCTCTCTTACCTGCGCCAGGTGATCAGCGAGACACTCCGACTGACCCCGCCGGTGCTGAACTTCGACCGAATGGCGCTGGCGGACACCGTGATCGGCGGTAAGTATCCGATCAAGGCCGGCGAGGCGGTGACCATACTCACCGGAGCATTACACCGCCAACCGCAGTGGGGCGACAATGTCGAGCTGTTCGACCCGGACCGGTTCGCACCCGACGTGGCCGCCGAACGCCCCACCGCATTGTTCAAGCCGTTCGGTACCGGTGAGCGATCGTGTATCGGCCGCCAGTTCGCGCTGCACGAAGCCGCAATGTTGATCGCCCGCCTCGTGCACCGCTACCGCCTGGTGGACTCCGAGCACTACGTGCTGCAGTGGGAAGGTCTCAGCCGCAGGCCCGTCGGGTTCCATCTCGACCTCGTGCGCCGCACACCCGAGGATCGCCGGCACGCGGTGGCGGCTTCGTCGGCGCCGGCCGCCACCGGCGCCACGCTGCCCGTCAAGGCGGGCACCACGCTGGCCGTGCTGCACGGATCCAACCTCGGCACCTGCCGGGCACTGGCCAAGCAGCTCGCCGAGGAGGCGGCCGATATCGGTTGTGTCACAACGGTCGGACCGCTGGATGACGCCGCCGGCGGGTTGCCGGACGTCGATGCCGTTCTGATCGTTGCGTCGTCGTACAACGGGCAACCGACCGATGATGCCCGCGGTTTCGTGGACTGGCTGTTCAGTGATGACGCGGCGGTGGGTGACACGTCGCGTTTTGCCGTCCTCGGCGTCGGGGATCACAACTGGGCGGACACCTATCAGGCCGTGCCGATCCGATTCGACGAGCGGCTGGCCGAACTCGGCGGTAAGGCGCTGGTCCCCCGCGCGGCGGCTGACACCTCGGGGGATCTCACCAGGACGCTGGAGGAGTTCGAGACGGCGCTGTGGTCGGCATTGTCCGAACAGTTCGGCGACCCCGATGCTGCGCCGCTGACCGACAACAACGAGCCGCTCTACGATCTGAAGCTCATCACCGGACCGGTCACCGCGGCCATCGATACCAGGTTTGCGGTGGAGCCGATGACGGTCGTGCTCAACGACGAGCTGGTGAGCGCCGACAATTCCCTCGGGCAGGCCAAACGCTATGTCCGGGTGACGCTTCCGGACGATGTGGAGTACTCCACCGGTGATCACCTCACCGTGCTCGCCGACAATCCCCCCGACGTGGTCGACGCGGTGCTCGAGCTGCTGGGAATCGACCCGCAGCTGAGACTGTCGATCAACCCGCGCCGCACCTCGCGGCGGCTCATCGCGCTGGATCGCGAGGTCAGCGTCCGCGAGCTACTCACCCATTTCGTCGAGCTCCGCAAGCCCGCCACCCAGAGCCAGCTGCGCCGGCTGGCCGCCGCCAATCCGTGCCTACCGGAAAAGCAGCGCCTCGAGGAACTCGCCGCCTCCGACGAGCCGTGCCTGCTCAGCCCGCTGGAGTGCCTGCAAGAATTCCCGGCCTGCGCGCTGACCGGCGCCGATCTGCTCGAGCTGCTCGAACCCATGACGCCGAGGCACTATTCGATCGCCTCGTCATCGCGGCTGTCCCCCAAGGAGGTGGCGCTGATCGTCAGCGTGCTGGACACCCCGGCGCGCTCGGGTCGCGGATTGTTCAAGGGCGTCGCGTCGAACCACCTTGCCGATATCGCCCCCGGCGCCCGCATCCGGGCCCGGGTGGACCAGGCACGCCAGGCGTTCCGCGCCGGGGCCGAACCGGAGAAGAACGTCATCCTGATCAGCGCCGGCACCGGGGTGGCGCCGTTCTGCGGGTTCCTCGGAGATCGGTTGGCAGCCAAGCAATCCGGCTCGCCGTTCTCTCGGGCATTGTGCTTCTTCGGGGTGCGCGACCCGGAGGTGGACTACATCTTCCGCGATCAGTTCGAGGATGCCGAACGCCAGGGCATCGTGGCCATGCGACCGGCGTTCTCCCGTGCGCCGCAGAACGGTGTGCGCTATGTGCAGGACCGCATCGCCGCGGACGCCGACGAGGTGTGGGAGCTGATCGGTGACCCCGCCAAGGACACCCACGTGTTCATCTGCGGTGACGGCGGCCGGATGGCGCCGGCGGTGCGGGCGGCGTTCCGCGATATCTACCGGGCGCGTACCGGCGCCGACGAGGACGCGGCCCGGGCATGGTTGGAGGGCTTGGTCGCCTCCGACCACTATGTCGAGGACGTCTGGGCAGGCTGA
- a CDS encoding HNH endonuclease signature motif containing protein — protein sequence MPPPTAPLDRDRFAPKRIEVLFDEMAELTGQRNAIDGRLVEIIAEIDGAGSADGNALWGATGCRSLPGLVAWKTGVSPRRAETMVAVAHRLSELGRCAAGLREGRVSLDQIGVIAERGGPGCDEHYAELVAVATVSQLRTAVKQEPRPEPDPAVEPQRAFSQVEGEGYTSYRLRLPTVEAAMFEAGLQSHRDKLIAQWKRDHDPRDVIDPREGDQYDVDRSDTISVQAPPLPNLVDAFMSLVVAGWDADVAARPHGQHTTVVIHADVDTPVAALHLGPALSEADRRYLLCDATCEVWFERHGRPIGAGRVTRTVGRRLRRALEHRDRTCVVPGCGATRGLHAHHLVHWEDGGPTELWNLVLLCPFHHRLHHQGGITLTGPADTLKVTDSDGEELTNAALARPPTTAAPEVPPCPGPKGERAQWWWYTPFQPPPASMN from the coding sequence ATGCCGCCTCCGACAGCGCCTTTGGATCGCGATCGGTTCGCGCCCAAGCGTATCGAGGTGTTGTTCGACGAGATGGCGGAGTTGACCGGGCAGCGCAATGCCATCGATGGCCGGTTGGTGGAGATCATCGCCGAGATCGACGGCGCGGGTAGCGCCGATGGCAACGCGTTGTGGGGTGCCACCGGGTGTCGGTCGTTGCCGGGGTTGGTGGCGTGGAAGACCGGGGTGAGCCCGCGGCGGGCCGAGACCATGGTCGCGGTGGCGCACCGGCTGTCAGAGCTTGGACGCTGCGCGGCGGGGCTGCGGGAGGGTCGGGTGTCGCTGGATCAGATCGGGGTGATCGCCGAGCGTGGCGGGCCGGGCTGCGATGAGCATTACGCGGAGTTGGTAGCGGTCGCCACGGTGAGCCAGTTGCGTACCGCGGTCAAGCAGGAACCCCGTCCCGAACCCGACCCGGCGGTGGAGCCGCAGCGGGCCTTTTCGCAGGTCGAGGGCGAGGGCTACACCAGCTACCGCCTCCGGCTGCCCACGGTGGAGGCGGCGATGTTCGAGGCCGGCCTGCAGTCGCACCGCGACAAGCTGATCGCGCAGTGGAAACGCGATCACGATCCCCGTGACGTGATTGATCCGCGCGAGGGGGATCAGTACGACGTCGACAGATCCGACACGATTTCGGTGCAGGCGCCGCCGTTGCCGAATCTCGTGGATGCGTTCATGAGTTTGGTGGTGGCCGGCTGGGATGCCGATGTGGCGGCGCGTCCGCACGGTCAGCACACCACCGTGGTGATTCACGCCGATGTGGACACCCCGGTCGCGGCGCTGCACCTGGGTCCGGCGCTCTCGGAGGCCGATCGCCGGTATCTGCTCTGTGATGCCACCTGTGAGGTGTGGTTCGAACGCCACGGTCGTCCTATCGGGGCGGGGCGGGTGACCCGGACGGTGGGGCGGCGGCTGCGCCGGGCGTTGGAGCACCGTGACCGTACGTGTGTGGTGCCCGGGTGTGGGGCGACCCGCGGGTTGCATGCCCATCATCTGGTGCACTGGGAGGACGGCGGGCCTACCGAACTGTGGAATCTGGTGTTGCTGTGCCCGTTTCATCACCGCTTGCATCACCAGGGTGGCATCACCCTCACCGGGCCCGCTGACACGCTGAAAGTCACCGACAGCGATGGCGAGGAACTGACCAATGCCGCGTTGGCCCGCCCACCCACCACGGCGGCACCCGAGGTGCCACCGTGCCCCGGCCCGAAAGGTGAACGCGCCCAATGGTGGTGGTACACACCATTCCAACCACCACCGGCGTCGATGAACTAG
- a CDS encoding PE-PPE domain-containing protein, translating to MLRTVRAAAALVSAAALVSGVGAYTDPVQTAAREVRLTANVYGIQPLLLSRRDAVTPVLAGRPCGQGQCTIIEHPANLSAGSIPTGIANLNRTLLEDQSTGITVFGLSQGGQVITGWLDTHGATAARQGDVTFVTVGNPESPGGFRDFFGFTDPSTPEDSGYAVITIVQQYDGWGNWPTRLGLLSALNATMGMFTIHNEYDEVDDAPYTEEGILEALAADPNGEVNRIWKSGGTYYVVNHTDLIPLAVPLTWIGLNGVARWVDDILRPIIDADYRLPAHGSGITLPAPAAEPEARTQRVSLSADDTAETVVEPRQAALSSGEVDTASPTGSAETVKAGTPSPADIAGTSLDTATEKHDAKKAERAAARAEKQAERAAKKAERAAARAQKQAEREAKKAERAAAGAENQVEREAKRADAPAADTPDTAE from the coding sequence ATGCTACGAACCGTCCGTGCGGCCGCCGCCCTCGTTTCCGCCGCCGCCCTGGTATCGGGTGTGGGGGCGTACACCGACCCGGTACAGACCGCCGCGCGCGAGGTGCGGCTCACAGCCAACGTCTACGGAATCCAGCCGCTGCTGCTGAGCCGCCGCGATGCGGTCACCCCTGTGCTTGCGGGACGCCCCTGCGGGCAGGGGCAGTGCACCATCATCGAGCACCCTGCCAACCTGAGCGCGGGCTCCATTCCCACCGGGATCGCCAACCTGAATCGGACCTTGCTCGAAGATCAGAGCACGGGCATCACCGTCTTCGGTCTCAGCCAGGGCGGGCAGGTCATCACCGGATGGCTGGACACTCACGGGGCCACCGCCGCACGCCAGGGCGACGTCACCTTCGTGACGGTCGGAAACCCGGAATCTCCAGGCGGGTTCCGCGACTTCTTCGGGTTCACCGACCCGTCCACCCCTGAGGACAGCGGGTATGCGGTCATCACCATCGTCCAGCAATACGACGGCTGGGGGAACTGGCCCACCAGGCTCGGGCTGCTTTCCGCCCTCAACGCAACGATGGGCATGTTCACCATCCATAACGAGTACGACGAGGTGGACGACGCCCCCTACACCGAGGAGGGGATTCTCGAAGCGCTCGCCGCCGACCCCAACGGAGAGGTGAACCGCATCTGGAAGTCCGGCGGCACCTACTACGTGGTGAACCACACCGACCTGATTCCGCTCGCCGTCCCACTGACGTGGATCGGTCTCAACGGCGTCGCGCGGTGGGTCGACGACATCCTGCGTCCGATCATCGACGCGGACTACCGCCTTCCCGCCCACGGCAGCGGAATCACCCTTCCCGCTCCCGCTGCCGAACCGGAAGCGCGCACCCAACGGGTCTCCCTATCCGCCGACGACACCGCTGAGACGGTCGTCGAGCCCCGGCAGGCTGCGCTCTCATCGGGTGAGGTGGATACCGCGTCTCCAACGGGCAGTGCCGAAACCGTCAAGGCGGGCACCCCGTCTCCAGCGGACATCGCCGGCACATCCTTGGACACCGCTACCGAGAAGCACGACGCCAAGAAAGCCGAGCGCGCCGCGGCGAGGGCGGAGAAGCAAGCGGAACGCGCGGCCAAGAAGGCCGAGCGTGCTGCCGCGCGGGCGCAGAAGCAGGCCGAACGCGAGGCCAAGAAGGCCGAGCGTGCTGCCGCGGGAGCGGAGAACCAGGTCGAACGCGAGGCCAAGAGGGCCGACGCTCCGGCAGCGGATACGCCTGACACCGCCGAGTAG
- a CDS encoding SDR family NAD(P)-dependent oxidoreductase, with translation MTRTASHRPRLRRLRRSRISAYRGGWAVVTGSAREVGLGYAFARQLAAEGLNLILVDVLDEELTSRVTELRTEFGVDVRAVPCDMADTNAIEQIEQAAGGVDIDVLVCNHMFTPADTPEILDMPLEMHRRMIDINARGYTDLIHRFGNRMRARGRGSIIIVSSGVGLTSSPFTGAYGANKAFQIGLGEALWFELLGTGVDVLVMVGGLMNTQGDMFDSYPQWLISEPHAVVRRVFKAVGRKHMLVPSLPNRLFLLAQTRLMSRRRAVVSIGRFQAKGLGKSD, from the coding sequence ATGACACGCACGGCCTCGCATCGCCCCCGATTACGGCGGCTGCGGCGATCCCGCATCAGCGCCTACCGGGGTGGGTGGGCGGTGGTGACGGGCTCGGCACGCGAGGTCGGTCTGGGGTATGCGTTCGCGCGGCAACTCGCGGCCGAGGGGTTGAACCTGATTCTCGTCGACGTGCTCGACGAGGAACTGACCAGCCGCGTCACGGAGTTGCGCACCGAATTCGGAGTCGACGTTCGCGCCGTGCCGTGCGATATGGCCGATACCAACGCCATCGAGCAGATCGAACAGGCTGCCGGCGGCGTCGACATCGATGTGCTGGTGTGCAACCACATGTTCACGCCGGCGGACACTCCAGAGATCCTGGACATGCCGCTGGAGATGCACCGTCGCATGATCGACATCAATGCCCGCGGATACACCGATCTCATCCACCGCTTCGGCAACCGGATGCGGGCCCGGGGACGGGGGTCGATCATCATCGTGTCGTCGGGGGTCGGCCTGACATCGAGCCCCTTCACCGGGGCCTACGGCGCGAACAAGGCTTTTCAGATCGGCCTCGGTGAGGCGCTCTGGTTCGAGCTGCTCGGCACCGGCGTCGATGTCCTGGTGATGGTGGGCGGCCTGATGAACACCCAGGGCGACATGTTCGACAGCTATCCGCAGTGGTTGATCTCCGAACCACACGCCGTGGTGCGCCGGGTCTTCAAGGCGGTCGGCCGCAAGCACATGCTGGTACCGAGCCTGCCCAATCGGCTGTTCCTGCTCGCACAGACGCGGCTGATGTCGCGCCGTCGCGCGGTGGTGTCGATCGGACGCTTCCAAGCCAAGGGGCTCGGGAAATCGGACTGA
- a CDS encoding YdcF family protein, with the protein MLVLGNPLPILHRWRVRIAVRSTDPDRARFVFSGGAVRTTIPEARMMADYAVNELGVPAGNVVVEDQSRTTVENIRFTAPYLADSPVIKIASDTFHALRARQILRDESPALADKLARARDYLPGEWGPLHTVLVLFECCRVRRARRRAASASRHEPRPGRPHVGRVITVDRHGGPA; encoded by the coding sequence GTGCTAGTGCTGGGAAATCCACTACCGATTCTGCACCGCTGGCGGGTACGCATCGCGGTGCGCTCGACCGATCCGGATCGCGCGCGGTTCGTGTTCTCCGGCGGGGCCGTGCGCACCACCATTCCGGAGGCACGGATGATGGCCGACTATGCGGTGAACGAACTCGGCGTGCCGGCAGGCAACGTGGTGGTCGAGGACCAGTCGAGGACAACCGTCGAGAACATCAGGTTCACGGCACCGTACCTGGCCGACAGCCCGGTCATCAAGATCGCGTCGGACACCTTCCACGCACTGCGCGCCCGTCAGATTCTTCGCGACGAATCACCCGCGTTGGCAGATAAATTGGCCCGGGCGCGTGACTATCTGCCGGGGGAGTGGGGGCCGTTGCACACCGTCTTGGTGCTCTTCGAGTGCTGTCGGGTTCGACGCGCTCGTCGGAGGGCGGCTTCGGCATCTCGGCACGAACCGCGGCCGGGACGTCCACACGTTGGGCGTGTCATTACAGTTGATCGGCATGGGGGACCTGCATGA
- a CDS encoding cellulase family glycosylhydrolase, whose amino-acid sequence MHRRTALKLPLLLAAGATLSTVPVASAAAARWPAARANSWYKAQGWLVGANYVPVTASNQIEMWQPGTYDPRRIDGELQVARRIGMNTVRVFLHDQLWAQDRAGFLRRVQQFVTIAANRGIKPLFVLFDSCWDPHPKVGPQRAPTPGVHNSGWVQGPGADLIDDPAYLPVLHDYVTGIIGAFRADSRVLGWDLWNEPDNPAKQYRKVERADKLKVVAKLLPQVFEWARAVDPVQPLTSGVWQGSWAPSRRSAIASIQLDNSDVITFHSYGDPDEFDARIDELTPLGRPMICTEYLAREEGSTVEGILPVAKKRGVGVYNWGLIAGRTQTYLPWDSWDNPYDAPPKTWFHDLIQPDGRAYRPSEIATIQKLTAPAPPA is encoded by the coding sequence GTGCACCGTCGGACGGCCCTCAAACTCCCGCTGCTGCTGGCGGCGGGCGCCACCCTGAGCACCGTGCCGGTCGCCTCCGCGGCCGCAGCCCGCTGGCCGGCGGCCCGGGCGAACAGCTGGTATAAGGCGCAGGGCTGGTTGGTCGGCGCCAACTACGTTCCGGTCACGGCCAGCAATCAGATCGAGATGTGGCAGCCGGGCACCTACGACCCTCGGCGCATCGACGGGGAACTCCAGGTGGCGCGGCGCATCGGGATGAACACGGTGCGGGTGTTCCTGCACGATCAGCTATGGGCCCAGGACCGCGCCGGATTCCTGCGCCGCGTACAGCAATTCGTCACCATCGCCGCCAACCGCGGCATCAAGCCGTTGTTCGTGCTCTTCGATTCCTGCTGGGATCCCCATCCGAAGGTCGGTCCGCAACGGGCGCCGACACCGGGGGTGCACAACTCGGGCTGGGTGCAGGGCCCGGGCGCCGACCTGATCGACGACCCCGCCTACCTTCCCGTGCTGCACGACTACGTCACCGGGATCATCGGCGCGTTCCGTGCCGACAGTCGCGTCCTGGGCTGGGACCTCTGGAACGAACCCGACAATCCCGCCAAGCAGTACCGCAAGGTCGAGCGCGCCGACAAGCTGAAAGTGGTGGCGAAGCTGCTGCCGCAGGTCTTCGAATGGGCGCGCGCGGTGGATCCCGTTCAACCACTGACCAGCGGGGTGTGGCAGGGCAGCTGGGCCCCGAGTCGTCGCAGCGCCATCGCGAGCATCCAGTTGGACAACTCTGACGTCATCACCTTCCACAGTTACGGCGACCCTGACGAATTCGACGCCCGCATAGACGAACTCACCCCGCTGGGGCGCCCGATGATCTGCACCGAGTACCTGGCCCGCGAGGAGGGCAGCACCGTGGAAGGCATCCTCCCCGTTGCGAAGAAACGCGGGGTCGGCGTCTACAACTGGGGGCTGATCGCCGGCCGCACCCAGACCTACCTGCCCTGGGACTCCTGGGACAACCCCTACGACGCGCCACCGAAGACGTGGTTCCACGACCTGATCCAGCCGGACGGCCGCGCCTACCGCCCCAGCGAGATCGCCACCATCCAGAAGCTGACCGCCCCCGCCCCACCGGCCTGA
- a CDS encoding type IV toxin-antitoxin system AbiEi family antitoxin domain-containing protein: MGRAHLTAVPASLAAHPLGTFRPAQAKHTYAHPAAEVARLHERGLLHRLADGYYVVVPRDMVGRRWMPGLETAAAGIASAIYDPDSIIVMGVSAARLYGAIPRALATATVAVPAQHRPIPLSDRAAVVQFVKRNTHELDAERHDTELGSTLVTTPEQTILDLAHRPKLGGAEVDVPSAVAALYERSDKDRLQVLAAEQRRIASLRRAETWTRR, encoded by the coding sequence ATGGGGCGCGCACACCTAACAGCAGTTCCCGCCAGCCTTGCTGCGCATCCGCTCGGGACCTTCCGCCCAGCACAGGCGAAACACACCTACGCGCATCCGGCGGCCGAGGTGGCCCGTCTTCACGAACGCGGTCTCCTGCACCGATTGGCCGATGGCTACTACGTCGTCGTGCCGCGGGACATGGTCGGCCGCCGATGGATGCCGGGCCTGGAGACGGCCGCAGCCGGAATCGCCTCGGCGATCTACGACCCGGACAGCATCATCGTCATGGGCGTCAGTGCCGCCCGGCTCTACGGAGCGATTCCGCGCGCGCTGGCCACCGCGACCGTCGCAGTGCCTGCGCAACACCGCCCCATCCCGCTGTCCGACCGCGCTGCGGTGGTCCAATTCGTCAAACGCAACACACACGAATTGGATGCCGAACGCCACGACACCGAACTCGGCTCGACACTGGTGACCACACCCGAACAGACGATCCTGGACCTCGCGCACCGCCCGAAACTCGGCGGTGCCGAGGTCGATGTCCCGAGTGCGGTCGCGGCGCTGTATGAACGCAGCGATAAGGACCGCCTACAGGTCTTG